In the Agrococcus sp. Marseille-Q4369 genome, one interval contains:
- the uvrC gene encoding excinuclease ABC subunit UvrC: MTAARAPRTVPYKPAPGTIPTAPGVYRFRDEHERVLYVGKAKNLRQRLSNYFQPLEALHERTRRMVLTAVRVEWTIVASEFEALQLEFTWIKEYEPPFNVQFRDDKSYPYLSVTMGEDVPRALITRNRGIRGARYFGPYTKVWAIRETLDLLLKAFPMRSCSQSVYDRAERSGRPCLLGDIGKCSAPCVGRVTLAEHREIARDLVAFMNGGDQDFVDRVREEMQRASARLEFERAARLRDQLVALESVLERTSVVLSDRVDADVFGLVHDELSAAVHLFAVRGGRIRGTKSWVVDTEIDLDDSELATQILRIAYDEGDPPAREVLLPKQPDAVAEVEAWLTDRRVDHGLPGRVEVRVPQRGEKRKLADSATVNAAHALQVARTKRTSDYVTRSQALADLQEALGMAEAPLRIECFDVSHLGGQGVVASMVVFEDGLPRKDQYRRFGIAQTTDDTDSIHQVITRRAKYLVEGDPDASSTRFAYAPQLMLVDGGRPQVQAAKRALDEQGVTGVALAGIAKRLEELWLPDDEFPVILPRSSEALYLVQRLRDEAHRVAISYQRQKRSSAIQSQLSGIPGLGPSRVRALLKHFGSAKRVRAASPEELREVPGVGPALAEAIARALRADTMEADTRG; this comes from the coding sequence ATGACCGCGGCACGCGCGCCGCGGACCGTGCCCTACAAGCCGGCGCCCGGGACGATCCCGACGGCGCCCGGCGTCTACCGGTTCCGCGACGAGCACGAGCGGGTGCTGTACGTCGGCAAGGCGAAGAACCTGCGCCAGCGCCTCTCGAACTACTTCCAGCCGCTCGAGGCGCTGCACGAGCGCACGCGCCGCATGGTGCTCACGGCCGTCCGCGTCGAGTGGACGATCGTCGCGAGCGAGTTCGAGGCGCTGCAGCTCGAGTTCACCTGGATCAAGGAGTACGAGCCGCCGTTCAACGTGCAGTTCCGGGACGACAAGTCGTACCCGTACCTGTCGGTGACGATGGGCGAGGACGTGCCGCGAGCGCTCATCACGCGCAATCGCGGCATCCGCGGCGCCCGATACTTCGGCCCCTACACGAAGGTGTGGGCGATCCGCGAGACGCTCGACCTGCTGCTGAAGGCCTTCCCGATGCGCTCGTGCAGCCAGTCGGTGTACGACCGCGCCGAGCGCTCCGGGCGGCCGTGCCTACTCGGCGACATCGGCAAGTGCTCCGCGCCGTGCGTCGGCCGCGTCACGCTTGCGGAGCATCGCGAGATCGCCCGCGACCTCGTCGCGTTCATGAACGGCGGCGACCAGGACTTCGTCGACCGCGTGCGGGAGGAGATGCAGCGCGCGAGCGCGCGGCTCGAGTTCGAGCGCGCCGCGCGGCTGCGCGACCAGCTCGTCGCCCTCGAGTCGGTGCTCGAGCGCACGAGCGTCGTGCTCTCCGATCGCGTCGACGCCGACGTGTTCGGGCTCGTGCATGACGAGCTGAGCGCCGCCGTGCACCTGTTCGCGGTGCGGGGAGGACGCATCCGGGGCACGAAGTCGTGGGTCGTCGACACCGAGATCGACCTCGACGACAGCGAGCTCGCGACGCAGATCCTGCGCATCGCGTACGACGAGGGCGACCCGCCCGCGCGCGAGGTGCTGCTGCCCAAGCAGCCCGACGCCGTCGCCGAGGTCGAGGCGTGGCTCACCGACCGCCGTGTCGACCACGGGCTGCCCGGGCGCGTCGAGGTGCGGGTGCCGCAGCGCGGCGAGAAGCGCAAGCTCGCCGACTCCGCCACCGTCAATGCCGCGCACGCGCTGCAGGTGGCGCGCACGAAGCGCACGAGCGACTACGTCACGCGCTCGCAGGCGCTGGCCGACCTGCAGGAGGCGCTCGGCATGGCCGAGGCGCCGCTGCGCATCGAGTGCTTCGACGTCTCGCACCTCGGCGGGCAGGGCGTCGTCGCCTCGATGGTCGTGTTCGAGGACGGGCTGCCGCGCAAGGACCAGTACCGCCGGTTCGGCATCGCGCAGACGACCGACGACACCGACTCCATCCACCAGGTCATCACCCGCCGGGCGAAGTACCTCGTCGAGGGCGATCCCGACGCGTCGTCGACCCGCTTCGCCTACGCGCCGCAGCTGATGCTCGTCGACGGCGGCCGGCCGCAGGTGCAGGCGGCGAAGCGCGCGCTCGACGAGCAGGGCGTCACGGGCGTCGCGCTCGCCGGCATCGCGAAGCGCCTCGAGGAGCTCTGGCTGCCGGACGACGAGTTCCCGGTGATCCTCCCGCGCTCGAGCGAGGCGCTCTACCTCGTGCAGCGGCTGCGCGACGAGGCCCATCGCGTCGCGATCAGCTATCAGCGGCAGAAGCGCTCGAGCGCGATCCAGTCGCAGCTGAGCGGCATCCCGGGGCTCGGGCCGTCGCGCGTACGCGCGCTGCTCAAGCACTTCGGCTCCGCGAAGCGCGTGCGCGCAGCGTCCCCCGAGGAGCTGCGCGAGGTGCCCGGCGTCGGGCCTGCGCTCGCGGAGGCCATCGCACGCGCTCTGCGCGCCGATACGATGGAGGCTGACACGCGAGGGTGA
- the gap gene encoding type I glyceraldehyde-3-phosphate dehydrogenase, which translates to MTLKVAINGFGRIGRNFVRAALAQGADIDIVAVNDLTDNKTLAHLLKYDSVAGPIDAPVTFDEGTITVGDDPFRVLEEKDPSKLPWGELDIDVVIESTGRFTKVEDASAHIAAGAKKVLLSAPAKGPAPTFVMGINHEDYNPETDHVISNASCTTNCLAPLAKVFHESFGIERGLMTTVHAYTADQNLQDGPHSDLRRARAAALSIIPTSTGAAKAIGLVIPELKGILDGYALRVPTPTGSITDLTITTRDGLTVDEINAAYRAAAESGPLKGYLQYTEDPIVSADIVGNSFSSIFDSGLTRVIGDQVKVSAWYDNEWGYSCRLVDLAEHVGSQL; encoded by the coding sequence ATGACACTGAAGGTCGCCATCAACGGCTTCGGCCGGATCGGCCGCAACTTCGTCCGTGCAGCGCTTGCCCAGGGCGCTGACATCGACATCGTCGCGGTCAACGATCTCACCGACAACAAGACCCTCGCCCACCTCCTCAAGTACGACTCCGTCGCCGGACCGATCGATGCTCCCGTCACCTTCGACGAGGGCACGATCACGGTCGGCGACGACCCGTTCCGCGTGCTCGAGGAGAAGGACCCGTCGAAGCTCCCGTGGGGCGAGCTCGACATCGACGTCGTCATCGAGTCGACCGGCCGCTTCACGAAGGTCGAGGACGCATCCGCCCACATCGCCGCCGGCGCGAAGAAGGTCCTCCTCTCCGCGCCCGCGAAGGGCCCCGCCCCGACGTTCGTGATGGGCATCAACCACGAGGACTACAACCCCGAGACCGACCACGTCATCTCGAACGCCTCGTGCACGACGAACTGCCTCGCCCCGCTCGCGAAGGTCTTCCACGAGTCCTTCGGCATCGAGCGCGGCCTCATGACGACCGTGCACGCCTACACCGCCGACCAGAACCTGCAGGACGGTCCCCACAGCGACCTGCGGCGCGCGCGAGCCGCGGCGCTCTCGATCATCCCGACGAGCACGGGCGCGGCGAAGGCGATCGGCCTCGTCATCCCCGAGCTCAAGGGCATTTTGGACGGCTACGCCCTGCGCGTGCCGACGCCGACCGGCTCGATCACCGACCTCACGATCACGACGCGCGACGGGCTCACGGTCGACGAGATCAACGCCGCCTACCGCGCGGCCGCGGAGTCGGGCCCGCTCAAGGGCTACCTCCAGTACACCGAGGACCCGATCGTGTCGGCCGACATCGTCGGCAACTCGTTCTCGTCGATCTTCGACTCCGGCCTCACGCGGGTGATCGGCGACCAGGTCAAGGTCTCCGCGTGGTACGACAACGAGTGGGGCTACTCCTGCCGCCTCGTCGACCTCGCCGAGCACGTGGGCTCGCAGCTCTGA
- the uvrA gene encoding excinuclease ABC subunit UvrA produces MTSTTTNTAELHVRGAREHNLKDVDLRIPRDSLVVFTGLSGSGKSSLAFDTIFAEGQRRYVESLSAYARQFLGQVDRPDVDFIEGLSPAVSIDQKSTNRNPRSTVGTITEVHDYMRLLWARIGVPHCPICGERIQRQTVQQIADELMELPERTRFQILAPVVQQKKGEFADLLRNLVATGYSRAVIDDELVQLADAPALKKQNKHDISVVVDRMVAEPGMLSRLTDSLETALRLADGLATIDYVDLESSDPERTRTFSEKLSCPNRHPVSLTEIEPRTFSFNAPFGACPECTGIGTKMSADPELVIADEALSIREGAILPWTQSGKGLYTYFERLLGGLAREMGFSLDTPWRDLETEVRQVVLHGTDGNVMVQWRNRYGRQLKYATGYEGVMPYIQRKHEEADSDWVRAKHGEFLREVPCPECGGARLKPEVLSVLVHGSSIATVSDMSLDDAHAYMEGLDLDEREATIAAAVLREIRARLDFLIRVGLGYLSLSRAAATLSGGEAQRIRLATQIGAGLTGVLYVLDEPSIGLHQRDNRKLIGTLEALRDLGNTLIVVEHDEDTIRTADWIVDIGPGAGERGGEVVHSGGFEELLEHPTSLTGKYLSGRESIPTPTERRAVDPERMLRVEGARANNLKHLDVDIPLGVFVAVTGVSGSGKSTLVNDILHKVLANALNGARQVPARHTRVTGLHHLDKVIHVDQGPIGRTPRSNPATYTGVFDKIRNLFAETAEAKARGYLAGRFSFNVKGGRCEACMGDGTLKIEMNFLPDVYVECEVCHGARYNRDTLSVHYKGKSIADVLQMPIEEAADFFAPISSIHRYLKTLVDVGLGYVRLGQSATTLSGGEAQRVKLATELQRRTSGRAIYVLDEPTTGLHFDDVRKLLEVLDGLVQKGNTVLTIEHSLDVIKSADWVIDLGPEGGSGGGTIVATGTPEQVAEVEGSHTGAFLKEILGAGVR; encoded by the coding sequence GTGACATCCACGACCACGAACACCGCCGAGCTGCACGTCCGCGGCGCCCGCGAGCACAACCTCAAGGACGTCGACCTGCGCATCCCGCGCGACTCGCTCGTGGTGTTCACCGGGCTGTCCGGATCCGGCAAGTCGTCGCTCGCCTTCGACACGATCTTCGCCGAGGGGCAGCGCCGCTACGTCGAGTCGCTCTCCGCCTACGCGCGCCAGTTCCTCGGCCAGGTCGACCGGCCCGACGTCGACTTCATCGAGGGCTTGAGCCCCGCCGTGTCGATCGACCAGAAGTCGACGAACCGCAACCCGCGCTCGACGGTCGGCACGATCACCGAGGTGCACGACTACATGCGCCTGCTGTGGGCGCGCATCGGTGTGCCGCACTGCCCGATCTGCGGCGAGCGCATCCAGCGCCAGACGGTGCAGCAGATCGCGGACGAGCTCATGGAGCTGCCGGAGCGCACGCGCTTCCAGATCCTCGCGCCGGTCGTGCAGCAGAAGAAGGGCGAGTTCGCCGACCTGCTGCGCAACCTCGTCGCAACCGGCTACTCGCGCGCCGTCATCGACGACGAGCTCGTGCAGCTCGCCGACGCGCCCGCGCTCAAGAAGCAGAACAAGCACGACATCTCGGTCGTGGTCGACCGCATGGTCGCCGAGCCCGGCATGCTCTCGCGGCTCACCGACTCGCTCGAGACCGCGCTGCGGCTCGCCGACGGGCTCGCGACGATCGACTACGTCGACCTCGAGTCGAGCGACCCCGAGCGCACCCGCACGTTCAGCGAGAAGCTCTCGTGCCCGAATCGCCACCCCGTCTCGCTCACCGAGATCGAGCCGCGCACCTTCTCGTTCAACGCGCCGTTCGGCGCGTGCCCCGAGTGCACCGGCATCGGCACGAAGATGTCGGCCGACCCGGAGCTCGTGATCGCCGACGAGGCGCTCTCGATCCGCGAGGGCGCGATCTTGCCGTGGACGCAGTCGGGCAAGGGCCTCTACACCTACTTCGAGCGGCTCCTCGGAGGCCTCGCGCGCGAGATGGGCTTCTCGCTCGACACCCCGTGGCGCGACCTCGAGACCGAGGTGCGCCAAGTGGTGCTGCACGGCACCGACGGCAACGTCATGGTGCAGTGGCGCAACCGCTACGGGCGCCAGCTGAAGTACGCGACGGGCTACGAGGGCGTCATGCCCTACATCCAGCGCAAGCACGAGGAGGCCGACAGCGACTGGGTGCGCGCGAAGCACGGCGAGTTCCTGCGCGAGGTGCCGTGCCCCGAGTGCGGCGGCGCGCGGCTCAAGCCCGAGGTGCTGAGCGTGCTCGTGCACGGCTCGTCGATCGCGACGGTCTCCGACATGAGCCTCGACGACGCGCACGCCTACATGGAGGGCCTCGACCTCGACGAGCGCGAGGCGACGATCGCGGCGGCGGTGCTGCGCGAGATCCGCGCGCGGCTCGACTTCCTCATCCGCGTCGGGCTCGGCTACCTCTCGCTCTCGCGCGCCGCCGCGACCCTCTCGGGCGGCGAGGCCCAGCGCATCCGCCTCGCCACGCAGATCGGCGCGGGCCTCACCGGCGTGCTGTACGTGCTCGACGAGCCGTCGATCGGCCTCCACCAGCGCGACAACCGCAAGCTCATCGGCACCCTCGAGGCGCTCCGCGACCTCGGGAACACCCTCATCGTCGTCGAGCACGACGAGGACACGATCCGCACCGCCGACTGGATCGTCGACATCGGCCCGGGCGCGGGGGAGCGCGGCGGCGAGGTCGTGCACTCCGGCGGTTTCGAAGAGCTGCTCGAGCACCCGACCTCGCTCACCGGCAAGTACCTCTCGGGTCGAGAGTCGATCCCGACCCCGACCGAGCGGCGAGCGGTCGACCCCGAGCGGATGCTGCGGGTCGAGGGCGCGCGCGCTAACAACCTCAAGCACCTCGACGTCGACATCCCGCTCGGCGTGTTCGTCGCCGTCACCGGCGTCTCGGGCTCGGGCAAGTCGACGCTCGTGAACGACATCCTCCACAAGGTGCTCGCGAACGCCCTCAACGGCGCACGGCAGGTGCCCGCGCGGCACACGCGCGTGACGGGCCTCCACCACCTCGACAAGGTCATCCACGTCGACCAGGGCCCGATCGGGCGCACGCCGCGCTCGAACCCCGCGACCTACACGGGCGTGTTCGACAAGATCCGCAACCTGTTCGCCGAGACTGCGGAGGCGAAGGCGCGCGGCTACCTCGCCGGCCGCTTCTCGTTCAACGTCAAGGGCGGGCGCTGCGAGGCGTGCATGGGCGACGGCACGCTGAAGATCGAGATGAACTTCCTCCCCGACGTCTACGTCGAGTGCGAGGTGTGCCACGGCGCGCGCTACAACCGCGACACGCTCTCGGTGCACTACAAGGGCAAGTCGATCGCCGACGTGCTGCAGATGCCGATCGAGGAGGCCGCCGACTTCTTCGCGCCCATCTCGTCGATCCACCGCTACCTCAAGACGCTCGTCGACGTCGGCCTCGGCTACGTGCGGCTCGGTCAGTCGGCGACGACGCTCTCGGGCGGCGAGGCGCAGCGCGTCAAGCTCGCGACCGAGCTGCAGCGGCGCACGTCGGGCCGCGCCATCTACGTGCTCGACGAGCCGACGACCGGGCTCCACTTCGACGATGTGCGCAAGCTGCTCGAGGTGCTCGACGGACTCGTCCAGAAGGGCAACACCGTGCTGACGATCGAGCACTCGCTCGACGTCATCAAGAGCGCGGACTGGGTGATCGACCTCGGCCCCGAGGGCGGCTCGGGCGGCGGCACGATCGTCGCGACGGGCACGCCCGAGCAGGTCGCCGAGGTCGAGGGCAGCCACACGGGAGCCTTCCTCAAGGAGATCCTGGGCGCGGGAGTGCGATGA
- a CDS encoding superoxide dismutase has protein sequence MAVYTLPELPYDYAALEPHISAKIMELHHSKHHKTYVDGANTALDKLAEARDSGDLANVNKLEKDLAFNLGGHTNHTVFWNNLAGDGGGEPEGELQAAIAEFFGDFSKFQAHFTANATGIQGSGWSVLAWDSIGARLNVFQLFDQQGNVPVGTHPVLMLDMWEHAFYLDYLNVKADYVEAFWNIVNWQDAQARFEAARSQTSGLILR, from the coding sequence ATGGCCGTCTACACCCTGCCGGAGCTGCCGTACGACTACGCGGCGCTCGAGCCCCACATCTCGGCGAAGATCATGGAGCTGCACCACAGTAAGCACCACAAGACCTACGTCGACGGCGCGAACACCGCGCTCGACAAGCTCGCCGAGGCGCGCGACTCGGGCGACCTCGCGAACGTCAACAAGCTCGAGAAGGACCTCGCCTTCAACCTCGGCGGGCACACGAACCACACCGTCTTCTGGAACAACCTCGCAGGCGACGGCGGTGGCGAGCCCGAGGGCGAGCTGCAGGCCGCGATCGCCGAGTTCTTCGGCGACTTCTCGAAGTTCCAGGCGCACTTCACCGCGAACGCCACGGGCATCCAGGGCTCCGGCTGGTCGGTGCTCGCGTGGGACTCGATCGGCGCGCGCCTCAACGTCTTCCAGCTCTTCGACCAGCAGGGCAACGTGCCGGTCGGCACGCACCCCGTGCTCATGCTCGACATGTGGGAGCACGCCTTCTACCTCGATTACCTCAACGTCAAGGCCGACTACGTCGAGGCGTTCTGGAACATCGTCAACTGGCAGGACGCGCAGGCGCGCTTCGAGGCCGCCCGCTCGCAGACCTCCGGTCTGATCCTCCGCTAG
- the tpiA gene encoding triose-phosphate isomerase codes for MVNRTPLIAGNWKLHNDHLQAIALVQKLAWTLQDARHDHAAVEVAVFPPFTALRSVQTLVSAEKFELRFGAQDVSEHDSGAHTGEVAASMLAKLECSYAIVGHSERRQDHGESSALVGRKAAAAIRHGVTPIICVGETEADLEQHGASAVPVQQLREALAELPATGEIVVAYEPVWAIGSGKAATADQAQQVAHALRQAIAEVRGDEAAASTRILYGGSVKSGNIAGFMREPDVDGALVGGASLDAAEFAAIARFQHHVGT; via the coding sequence ATGGTGAACCGCACGCCGCTCATCGCGGGCAACTGGAAGCTGCACAACGATCACCTGCAGGCGATCGCACTCGTGCAGAAGCTGGCATGGACGCTGCAGGACGCGAGGCACGACCACGCCGCGGTCGAGGTCGCGGTCTTCCCGCCGTTCACCGCCCTGCGCAGCGTGCAGACGCTCGTGTCGGCGGAGAAGTTCGAGCTGCGCTTCGGCGCCCAGGACGTCTCCGAGCACGACTCGGGCGCGCACACGGGCGAGGTCGCCGCATCCATGCTCGCGAAGCTCGAGTGCTCGTACGCGATCGTCGGGCACTCCGAGCGCCGCCAGGACCACGGGGAGAGCTCCGCGCTCGTCGGCCGGAAGGCGGCAGCGGCGATCCGCCATGGCGTGACGCCGATCATCTGCGTCGGCGAGACGGAGGCCGACCTCGAGCAGCACGGCGCCTCGGCCGTACCGGTGCAGCAGCTGCGCGAGGCGCTCGCCGAGCTGCCCGCGACCGGCGAGATCGTCGTCGCGTACGAGCCGGTCTGGGCGATCGGCTCGGGCAAGGCGGCGACGGCCGACCAGGCGCAGCAGGTCGCGCACGCTCTCCGGCAGGCGATCGCCGAGGTCCGCGGCGACGAGGCGGCAGCGAGCACGCGCATCCTCTACGGCGGCAGCGTGAAGTCGGGCAACATCGCCGGCTTCATGCGCGAGCCCGATGTCGACGGCGCGCTCGTCGGCGGGGCGAGCCTCGACGCGGCCGAGTTCGCTGCAATCGCGCGCTTCCAGCACCACGTCGGCACCTGA
- the whiA gene encoding DNA-binding protein WhiA, with the protein MTLTDDVKEELARVRVTRPQTKAAEVATLLRFAGGLHVISNRVAVESELDSAAAARRLARSILELYGVKAEIARISSSSSRSSGAYLVRVIAEGETLARQTGLMDARRKPVRGLPNKVTTGSLEDLAGVWRGAFLAQGSLSDPGRSAALEIACPGNEAAMALVGAAGRLGVPAKSREVRGAHRVVIREGEPISRMLTTMGALDTVQAWAELRQRREVRATANRLVNFDDANLRRSAQAAVAACARIERALDILGPEVPEHLAYAGRLRLEHRDASLDELGHLAQPTMTKDAVAGRIRRLLAMADRAAQERGIPSTEDAVPADIDDV; encoded by the coding sequence GTGACATTGACCGACGACGTCAAGGAGGAGCTCGCGCGCGTGCGCGTGACGCGACCTCAGACGAAGGCGGCCGAGGTCGCGACCCTGCTGCGCTTCGCCGGCGGGCTGCACGTCATCTCGAACCGCGTCGCGGTCGAGAGCGAGCTCGACTCCGCGGCCGCCGCGCGCAGGCTCGCGCGCAGCATCCTCGAGCTCTACGGCGTCAAGGCCGAGATCGCCCGCATCTCGTCGTCGTCGAGCCGCTCGAGCGGCGCCTACCTCGTGCGCGTCATCGCCGAGGGCGAGACGCTCGCGCGGCAGACGGGGCTCATGGATGCGCGACGCAAGCCCGTGCGCGGACTCCCGAACAAGGTCACCACCGGCTCGCTCGAGGACCTCGCGGGCGTGTGGCGCGGGGCGTTCCTCGCGCAGGGCTCGCTGTCGGACCCGGGCCGCTCCGCCGCGCTCGAGATCGCCTGCCCGGGCAACGAGGCCGCGATGGCGCTCGTCGGCGCGGCCGGTCGGCTCGGCGTGCCGGCCAAGTCGCGCGAGGTGCGCGGCGCGCACCGCGTCGTCATCCGCGAGGGCGAGCCGATCTCGCGGATGCTCACGACCATGGGCGCGCTCGACACCGTGCAGGCGTGGGCCGAGCTGCGGCAGCGCCGCGAGGTGCGAGCGACCGCGAACCGGCTCGTGAACTTCGACGACGCGAACCTCCGCCGCAGCGCCCAGGCCGCCGTCGCGGCGTGCGCGCGCATCGAGCGGGCGCTCGACATCCTCGGTCCCGAGGTGCCAGAGCACCTCGCGTACGCGGGCCGACTGCGCCTCGAGCACCGCGACGCGAGCCTCGACGAGCTCGGCCACCTCGCGCAGCCGACGATGACGAAGGACGCGGTCGCGGGGCGGATCCGGCGACTGCTCGCGATGGCGGATCGCGCCGCGCAGGAGCGCGGCATCCCGAGCACCGAGGATGCGGTGCCGGCCGACATCGACGACGTCTGA
- a CDS encoding phosphoglycerate kinase, producing MTLRTLDSLGDLAGRTVLIRCDFNVPLTDGRIADEGRIVASLPTLRALLEQGAKVVAMSHLGRPKGEPDPKYSLAPVAERLGELLGAEVAFAADTVGEDAHRVRIALEDGQLALLENLRFDPRETSKDATERATFAAELAAGADAFVSDGFGVVHREQASVFEIAQALPSAAGLLVQRELEVLSRLTEAPERPYAVVLGGSKVSDKLGVIEHLLPRVDRLLIGGGMLFTFLAAKGLGVASSLLERDQLERVRGYIADAEQRGVELLLPTDVVVAERFDADAEHEAVAADAIESSRFGGSGIGLDIGPDTAAAFADAIRSARTVFWNGPMGVFEMDAFAAGTKAVAQALTETDGLAVVGGGDSAAAVRQLGFDDDAFGHISTGGGASLEFLEGSRLPGLEVLGW from the coding sequence ATGACCCTGCGCACGCTCGACTCGCTCGGCGACCTCGCCGGCAGGACCGTCCTCATCCGGTGCGACTTCAACGTGCCGCTGACGGACGGTCGGATCGCCGACGAGGGCCGCATCGTCGCGTCGCTGCCCACCCTTCGCGCCCTGCTCGAGCAGGGCGCGAAGGTGGTGGCGATGTCGCACCTCGGCCGGCCGAAGGGAGAGCCGGACCCGAAGTACTCGCTCGCGCCGGTCGCCGAGCGGCTCGGCGAGCTGCTGGGTGCGGAGGTCGCATTCGCCGCCGACACGGTGGGGGAGGACGCGCACCGCGTGCGCATCGCGCTGGAGGACGGGCAGCTCGCACTGCTCGAGAACCTGCGGTTCGACCCGCGCGAGACGAGCAAGGACGCGACCGAGCGGGCGACGTTCGCGGCGGAGCTCGCCGCGGGCGCCGACGCCTTCGTGTCGGACGGCTTCGGGGTCGTGCACCGAGAGCAGGCGAGCGTGTTCGAGATCGCGCAAGCGCTCCCGAGCGCCGCCGGCCTGCTCGTGCAGCGCGAGCTCGAGGTGCTCTCCCGCCTCACCGAAGCGCCCGAGCGCCCCTACGCGGTCGTGCTCGGCGGCTCGAAGGTGAGCGACAAGCTCGGCGTCATCGAGCACCTGCTGCCGCGCGTCGACCGCTTGCTCATCGGCGGCGGCATGCTTTTCACCTTCCTCGCCGCGAAGGGGCTCGGGGTCGCCTCCAGCCTCCTCGAGCGGGATCAGCTCGAGCGCGTGCGCGGCTACATCGCCGACGCCGAGCAGCGCGGCGTCGAGCTGCTGCTGCCGACCGACGTGGTCGTCGCGGAGCGCTTCGACGCCGACGCCGAGCACGAGGCGGTCGCCGCCGACGCGATCGAGTCGTCGCGCTTCGGGGGCTCGGGCATCGGTCTCGACATCGGCCCAGACACGGCAGCGGCCTTCGCGGATGCCATCCGCAGCGCGCGCACGGTGTTCTGGAACGGGCCGATGGGCGTGTTCGAGATGGATGCGTTCGCGGCCGGCACGAAGGCGGTCGCGCAGGCCCTCACGGAGACCGACGGCCTCGCCGTCGTCGGCGGCGGCGACTCCGCCGCCGCGGTGCGGCAGCTCGGCTTCGACGACGACGCGTTCGGCCACATCTCGACCGGTGGCGGCGCGAGCCTCGAGTTCCTCGAGGGATCCCGACTGCCTGGACTGGAGGTCCTCGGATGGTGA
- the secG gene encoding preprotein translocase subunit SecG gives MEILQIIMQVILGVTSVLLTLFILLHKGRGGGLSDMFGGGVGSSLGSSGVAERNLNTITVAVSLTWVASIVVLGLITKFAGI, from the coding sequence GTGGAGATTCTCCAGATCATCATGCAGGTGATCCTCGGCGTCACATCCGTGCTGCTGACGCTGTTCATCCTGCTGCACAAGGGCCGCGGCGGCGGCCTGTCCGACATGTTCGGCGGCGGGGTCGGCTCGTCGCTCGGTTCGTCGGGCGTCGCGGAGCGCAACCTCAACACCATCACCGTCGCCGTCAGCCTGACGTGGGTCGCATCCATCGTCGTGCTCGGCCTGATCACCAAGTTTGCAGGCATCTGA
- the rapZ gene encoding RNase adapter RapZ, producing the protein MSGAGRTTVANALEDLGWFVVDNLPPSMLRALVRTAAAGDATEAKLAIVVDVRGGVLFDDAKRFVEMLRNEHSVRVLFLEASDAELVRRYEQVRRPHPLQGDGTILDGIRMERHRLEQLRGMADQLLDTTGLNPHQLTTRVGESFAPGGELEVVLTVMSFGFKYGLPVDADLIADMRFLPNPFWNPDLRGHNGTEEVVSDFVLEQEGAREFADRYVEALEPVLSGFARENKLHAVLGVGCTGGKHRSVAMAQYLASRLSEHPGVRVAVKHRDLGRE; encoded by the coding sequence ATGTCCGGTGCAGGACGCACGACGGTCGCGAACGCGCTCGAGGACCTCGGCTGGTTCGTGGTCGACAACCTGCCGCCGAGCATGCTGCGCGCGCTCGTGCGCACGGCTGCGGCGGGCGATGCGACGGAGGCGAAGCTCGCGATCGTCGTCGACGTGCGCGGCGGCGTGCTGTTCGACGACGCGAAGCGGTTCGTCGAGATGCTGCGCAACGAGCACTCCGTGCGCGTGCTGTTCCTCGAGGCGAGCGACGCAGAGCTCGTGCGCCGCTACGAGCAGGTGCGCAGGCCGCACCCGCTGCAGGGCGACGGCACGATCCTCGACGGCATCCGCATGGAGCGCCACCGGCTCGAGCAGCTGCGCGGCATGGCCGACCAGCTGCTCGACACCACGGGCCTCAACCCGCACCAGCTCACGACGCGCGTGGGGGAGAGCTTCGCGCCGGGCGGCGAGCTCGAGGTCGTGCTCACGGTCATGAGCTTCGGCTTCAAGTACGGGCTCCCGGTCGACGCCGACCTCATCGCCGACATGCGCTTCCTGCCGAACCCGTTCTGGAACCCCGACCTGCGCGGTCACAATGGCACCGAGGAGGTCGTCTCCGACTTCGTGCTCGAGCAGGAGGGTGCGCGAGAGTTCGCCGACCGCTACGTCGAGGCACTCGAGCCGGTGCTCTCCGGCTTCGCGCGCGAGAACAAGCTGCACGCCGTGCTGGGCGTCGGCTGCACCGGCGGCAAGCACCGATCGGTCGCGATGGCGCAGTACCTCGCCTCGCGCCTCTCGGAGCACCCGGGCGTGCGGGTCGCGGTCAAGCACAGGGATCTGGGACGCGAATGA